A genomic segment from Solenopsis invicta isolate M01_SB chromosome 5, UNIL_Sinv_3.0, whole genome shotgun sequence encodes:
- the LOC105205767 gene encoding serine/threonine-protein phosphatase 6 regulatory ankyrin repeat subunit A isoform X1 translates to MSSNKKPPAGKDDKKNPSSKEDSPSGGKDDGGSASTGSNGGGSAAAGEPTQPGSKPSSAGATAREGAHRLLGLAARGEWAPVDQLLKSLEKTVQSAGEDGFIVPLAGVLDTTTGMTPLMYAVKDNRSALLDRMIELGSDVGARNNDNYNALHIAAMYSREDVVKLLLSKRGVDPYTTGGPRQQTAVHLVASRQTGTATSILRALLSAAGRDIRLKVDGKGKIPLLLAVEAGNQSMCRELLAQQAPDQLRATTPAGDSALHLAARRRDIDMVRILVDYGASVDMQNGDGQTALHIASAEGDETLVKYFYGVRASASITDHQDRTPMHLAAENGHASIIELLADKFKASIFERTKDGSTLMHIASLNGHSECATMLFKKGVYLHMPNKRGARSIHTAAGYGHVGIISTLLQRGEKVDAITNDNYTALHIAVESAKPAVVETLLGYGAEVHVRGGKLRETPLHIAARVPDGDRCALMLLKSGAGPNLTTDDGQTPVHVAASHGNLATLLLLLEDGGDPMFKSKNGETPLHLACRGCKADVVRHLIEFVKEKKGPEVATSYVNSLTNEGASALHYAAQIEPSEVITPGDDRAVVRALLDSGADVSMQTRQAQESAFHHCALAGNNEVLQEMISRMSATDVQKALNRQSAVGWTPLLIAAHRGHMELVTTLLANHGRVDVFDLEGRSALHLAAEHGYLQVCDALLANKAFINSKSRVGRTALHLAAMNGYTHLVRFLVQDHAAAIDVLTLRKQTPLHLAAGAGQLEVCKLLLELGASIDATDDQGQKPIHAAAMNNYAEVAQLFLQRHANLVMACTKDGNTCAHIAAMQGSVRVIEELMKFDRQGVITARNKLTEATPLQLAAEGGHAEVVKALVRAGASCADENRAGFTAVHLAAQHGHGQVLEVMRSSQSLRISSKKLGVTALHVAAYFGQADTVRELLTHIPGTVKSDPPTGGSLVGELGAESGMTPLHLAAYSGNENVVRLLLNSAGVQVDAATTENGWNPLHLACFGGHITVVGLLLSRSAELLHSADRYGKTGLHIAATHGHYQMVEVLLGQGAEINATDKNGWTPLHCAARAGHLDVVRLLVESGGSPKTETNLGCAPIWFAASEGHNDVLKYLMEKEHDTYALMEDKRFVYNMMVCSKSHNNKPIEEFVLVSPAPVDTAAKLSNIYVKLSEKEKERAKDLIAAGKQCEAMATELLALAAGADSAGRILTSMDRRNVEFLDVLIENEQKEVIAHTVVQRYLQELWQGSLNWNAFRTILLFIAFIVCPPVWVVFALPLGHKYNNVPIIKFMSYLTSHIYLMVFLLLVGITPIYPVVRGNLIPYWYEWCLLVMLSGLLLFELTNPSDKSGLGWIKLAVLLFGIFGVAFHLMGFVIVKKPQWPTLLYLRNQLFALSFLLACVQILDFLSFHHLFGPWAIIIGNLMKDLARFLAVLAIFVFGFSMHFVALNQAFKNFPSMREALQEDGKPKKAFSDDLLANVTEWIMETPPTAPPRRFGRYKKKNECCDDNSRDIKMNPIIAFEYLFFAVFGQTTHSELKVQSNQPQWTSVLFKLTFGVYMLVSVVVLINLLIAMMSDTYQRIQAQSDIEWKYGLSKLIRNMHRTTTAPSPLNLLTTWTVYFIKLCKQRTAKRKRPSLVHMMGFQRTSRLSPRSKMGAKWLAKVKKGQVRPKDSVTLSVVHLSPLGSQLSFNSATRIENVVDWDSIRKKYLALTGNEPEKEESDKEEKGMDEKEDESGPTASNASTVPATIPNPSM, encoded by the exons ATGAGCAGTAACAAGAAGCCACCGGCAGGCAAGGACGATAAGAAGAATCCCTCCAGCAAAGAGGACAGCCCGTCGGGCGGTAAGGACGATGGTGGTTCAGCGTCGACGGGAAGCAATGGCGGTGGTAGTGCGGCCGCGGGAGAACCGACGCAGCCCGGAAGTAAGCCCAGCTCTGCCGGAGCGACCGCCAGAGAAGGGGCCCACAGGCTGCTGGGCCTGGCGGCACGCGGAGAATGGGCCCCCGTGGACCAGCTGCTCAAGTCTCTGGAGAAGACGGTCCAGAGCGCGGGAGAGGATGGCTTCATCGTCCCGCTCGCCGGTGTTTTGGACACG ACGACTGGGATGACGCCGTTGATGTACGCGGTGAAGGACAACCGCAGCGCGCTGCTCGATCGGATGATCGAGCTCGGTTCCGACGTGGGCGCCAGAAACAAT GACAATTACAATGCCCTTCACATCGCTGCTATGTATTCGAGGGAGGACGTCGTTAAGTTATTATTGTCCAAGAGAGGCGTTGATCCCTATACCACCGGAGGG CCGAGGCAACAAACGGCGGTTCATCTAGTGGCATCGAGACAAACGGGCACCGCAACGTCAATCCTGCGAGCTCTCCTGAGTGCTGCAGGACGAGACATCAGGCTAAAGGTCGACGGT AAAGGAAAGATACCTCTTCTGCTAGCAGTCGAGGCTGGCAATCAGTCGATGTGCCGCGAACTTCTGGCACAGCAAGCTCCCGATCAGCTTCGCGCCACCACACCAGCCGGTGATTCCGCCCTGCATTTGGCCGCTAGAAGAAGAGACATCGACATGGTGCGAATCCTGGTGGATTACGGCGCATCTGTCGACATGCAAAAT gGGGATGGGCAAACTGCATTGCACATAGCGAGCGCCGAAGGTGACGAAACCCTAGTGAAATATTTCTACGGTGTCCGAGCCTCCGCCTCAATCACCGATCATCAGGATCGAACGCCGATGCACTTGGCCGCTGAGAATGGCCACGCTTCCATCATCGAACTACTGGCCGATAAATTCAAAGCAAGCATCTTCGAAAGAACGAAAGACGGGTCCACACTGATGCACATAGCATCGCTGAACGGACACTCGGAATGTGCCACTATGCTCTTCAAGAAGGGCGTGTATCTGCACATGCCGAACAAACGTGGTGCCAGGTCTATTCACACGGCTGCAGGGTACGGCCATGTAGGCATTATCAGTACTTTGCTGCAACGAGGAGAAAAA GTGGACGCGATAACGAACGATAACTATACGGCACTCCATATAGCCGTGGAAAGTGCCAAACCGGCTGTCGTGGAAACTCTTCTAGGATATGGCGCAGAGGTACACGTGAGAGGTGGAAAACTTCGTGAAACTCCGCTTCACATAGCTGCCAGAGTACCCGACGGCGACAGATGCGCTCTGATGTTATTGAAATCTGGGGCAGGTCCCAATTTGACAACCGATGACGGCCAAACGCCCGTGCATGTGGCAGCCAGCCATGGAAATTTAGCGACGCTCCTTTTACTGCTCGAGGATGGCGGAGATCCAATGTTTAAATCAAAA AACGGAGAAACGCCGTTGCATTTAGCCTGCAGAGGTTGCAAAGCTGACGTGGTCCGGCACTTGATAGAATTCGTAAAGGAAAAGAAGGGCCCGGAAGTGGCGACTTCCTACGTGAACAGTCTGACCAACGAAGGTGCCAGCGCGCTTCATTACGCGGCCCAAATCGAACCCTCGGAAGTCATCACCCCCGGAGACGATCGCGCCGTCGTTCGCGCTCTTCTGGATAGCGGCGCGGACGTCTCGATGCAGACCAGACAGGCTCAGGAATCGGCGTTCCATCATTGCGCACTCGCGGGCAACAACGAGGTTTTGCAGGAGATGATTAGTCGCATGTCGGCTACGGACGTGCAAAAGGCCTTGAACCGGCAAAGCGCCGTGGGTTGGACGCCTTTGCTGATCGCCGCTCATCGGGGCCACATGGAACTGGTGACCACTCTCCTCGCCAATCACGGCAGAGTGGACGTGTTCGATCTCGAGGGTAGATCCGCTCTTCATCTAGCCGCCGAGCACGGCTATCTTCAAGTTTGCGACGCGTTGTTGGCGAACAAGGCCTTTATAAACTCTAAATCGCGCGTGGGAAGAACTGCCCTGCATTTGGCCGCCATGAACGGTTACACACATCTGGTACGGTTTCTCGTACAGGATCATGCCGCGGCGATAGACGTCCTCACCCTGAGGAAGCAGACTCCTCTTCATCTAGCGGCGGGAGCGGGTCAATTGGAAGTCTGCAAATTACTGTTGGAACTCGGTGCCAGCATAGACGCCACGGATGATCAGGGACAAAAACCCATCCACGCTGCAGCCATGAACAACTACGCCGAAGTAGCTCAGCTCTTTTTGCAGAGGCATGCCAACCTCGTGATGGCCTGCACCAAGGATGGCAATACCTGCGCCCACATCGCCGCAATGCAAGGCAGCGTCCGGGTGATCGAAGAACTGATGAAGTTTGACAGGCAGGGCGTAATAACCGCTAGAAATAAACTGACGGAAGCAACTCCTCTGCAATTGGCGGCGGAAGGTGGACACGCCGAAGTCGTGAAGGCTCTGGTTAGAGCCGGCGCGTCTTGCGCTGATGAGAATCGTGCAGGTTTCACTGCGGTTCACTTGGCGGCTCAACACGGTCACGGCCAGGTACTTGAAGTGATGAGATCGTCTCAATCCCTTAGGATATCCAGCAAAAAACTTGGCGTCACCGCGCTTCACGTTGCTGCTTACTTTGGACAAGCCG ATACGGTTAGAGAACTGCTAACTCACATACCCGGAACCGTAAAATCTGACCCACCAACTGGAGGATCCTTAGTAGGAGAGTTAGGAGCTGAATCCGGCATGACTCCTCTTCATCTAGCTGCATATTCTGGAAATGAGAACGTCGTACGACTTCTTCTCAATTCTGCGGGAGTTCAG GTAGACGCAGCGACGACGGAGAACGGCTGGAACCCCTTACATTTGGCTTGCTTCGGCGGTCACATAACTGTCGTGGGTCTGCTGTTGAGCAGATCGGCGGAATTGTTGCACAGCGCGGATCGCTACGGCAAGACCGGGCTGCACATCGCGGCGACTCACGGTCATTATCAGATGGTGGAAGTTCTTTTGGGTCAGGGCGCGGAAATAAATGCGACCGACAAGAACGGTTGGACGCCGCTGCATTGTGCTGCACGCGCTGGCCATCTGGATGTAGTGAGGTTGCTCGTGGAAAGTGGCGGATCTCCAAAAACTGAGACAAATCTAGGCTGCGCACCGATCTGGTTCGCCGCTTCCGAGGGTCACAACGATGTGCTGAAATATCTCATGGAGAAAGAGCACGATACGTACGCTCTGATGGAAGACAAGAGG TTTGTCTACAACATGATGGTCTGTAGCAAAAGTCATAACAACAAACCGATCGAGGAGTTCGTGCTAGTGTCACCCGCGCCAGTCGATACTGCGGCCAAGCTGTCCAACATCTACGTGAAGctttctgaaaaagaaaaggagcGCGCTAAAGATTTAATTGCCGCTGGGAAACAGTGCGAAGCAATGGCCACCGAGTTGCTGGCTCTGGCGGCGGGCGCTGACTCGGCCGGCAGGATCTTGACGTCGATGGATCGCAGGAATGTCGAGTTCCTGGACGTGTTGATCGAGAATGAACAGAAGGAAGTGATCGCGCATACCGTGGTACAGCGCTATCTGCAAGAATTGTGGCAAGGTAGTCTGAATTGGAACGCGTTCAGGACCATCCTGCTGTTCATCGCCTTCATCGTGTGCCCGCCGGTCTGGGTGGTGTTCGCCCTTCCTCTCGGGCATAAGTACAACAACGTACCTATCATCAAGTTCATGTCATATCTCACATCGCACATCTATCTGATGGTCTTCCTGTTGCTGGTCGGCATTACGCCAATCTATCCAGTGGTGAGAGGCAACTTGATACCATATTGGTATGAGTGGTGTCTGCTGGTGATGCTATCGGGATTGTTGCTGTTCGAGTTAACGAATCCCAGTGACAAAAGCGGCCTTGGTTGGATTAAGCTGGCGGTGCTGCTTTTTGGCATATTCGGCGTCGCGTTTCATCTGATGGGATTTGTAATCGTGAAGAAACCACAATGGCCGACTCTCCTCTACCTAAGAAACCAGCTTTTTGCCCTCAGTTTCCTTTTAGCTTGCGTGCAGATCCTGGACTTCCTGTCGTTTCATCATCTGTTCGGACCGTGGGCCATCATCATCGGTAATCTTATGAAGGATCTCGCGAGGTTTCTCGCGGTGCTGGCAATCTTCGTCTTTGGCTTCTCCATGCACTTCGTCGCGCTTAATCAAGCGTTCAAGAACTTTCCATCGATGAGAGAAGCGTTACAGGAGGACGGAAAACCAAAGAAGGCGTTCTCCGACG ATTTGTTGGCCAATGTTACGGAATGGATAATGGAGACGCCACCAACGGCGCCTCCTCGTCGCTTCGGCCGTTACAAGAAAAAGAATGAGTGCTGTGACGATAACAGCAGAGATA TAAAGATGAATCCGATAATCGCCTTCGAGTATCTGTTCTTCGCCGTCTTCGGCCAAACGACCCACAGCGAGCTGAAGGTCCAGAGCAATCAACCGCAGTGGACCTCGGTCCTCTTCAAATTGACCTTCGGCGTGTACATGTTGGTCTCGGTAGTGGTGTTGATTAATCTGCTGATCGCCATGATGAGCGACACTTATCAACGGATACAGGCGCAGTCGGACATTGAGTGGAAATACGGACTGAGTAAACTGATCCGAAACATGCACAG AACTACCACAGCTCCGTCCCCGCTAAACTTGCTCACCACCTGGACTGTGTACTTCATCAAGCTATGCAAGCAGCGCACCGCTAAACGCAAGCGACCCTCGTTGGTGCACATGATGGGATTCCAGCGCACCAGTCGTTTATCGCCCAGGTCCAAGATGGGCGCGAAATGGTTGGCCAAGGTTAAGAAGGGTCAGGTCCGCCCGAAGGACAGTGTGACTCTCTCCGTGGTGCACCTCAGTCCTCTGGGTAGCCAGCTGTCCTTCAATAGCGCAACCAGAATAGAGAACGTAGTGGACTGGGACTCGATCAGGAAGAAGTACCTTGCTCTGACCGGGAATGAGCCCGAGAAGGAGGAATCGGATAAGGAGGAGAAGGGTATGGACGAGAAAGAGGATGAGAGCGGACCGACGGCATCCAACGCCTCGACGGTACCGGCGACAATCCCAAATCCGTCCATGTAA
- the LOC105205767 gene encoding serine/threonine-protein phosphatase 6 regulatory ankyrin repeat subunit A isoform X2: MSSNKKPPAGKDDKKNPSSKEDSPSGGKDDGGSASTGSNGGGSAAAGEPTQPGSKPSSAGATAREGAHRLLGLAARGEWAPVDQLLKSLEKTVQSAGEDGFIVPLAGVLDTTTGMTPLMYAVKDNRSALLDRMIELGSDVGARNNDNYNALHIAAMYSREDVVKLLLSKRGVDPYTTGGPRQQTAVHLVASRQTGTATSILRALLSAAGRDIRLKVDGKGKIPLLLAVEAGNQSMCRELLAQQAPDQLRATTPAGDSALHLAARRRDIDMVRILVDYGASVDMQNGDGQTALHIASAEGDETLVKYFYGVRASASITDHQDRTPMHLAAENGHASIIELLADKFKASIFERTKDGSTLMHIASLNGHSECATMLFKKGVYLHMPNKRGARSIHTAAGYGHVGIISTLLQRGEKVDAITNDNYTALHIAVESAKPAVVETLLGYGAEVHVRGGKLRETPLHIAARVPDGDRCALMLLKSGAGPNLTTDDGQTPVHVAASHGNLATLLLLLEDGGDPMFKSKNGETPLHLACRGCKADVVRHLIEFVKEKKGPEVATSYVNSLTNEGASALHYAAQIEPSEVITPGDDRAVVRALLDSGADVSMQTRQAQESAFHHCALAGNNEVLQEMISRMSATDVQKALNRQSAVGWTPLLIAAHRGHMELVTTLLANHGRVDVFDLEGRSALHLAAEHGYLQVCDALLANKAFINSKSRVGRTALHLAAMNGYTHLVRFLVQDHAAAIDVLTLRKQTPLHLAAGAGQLEVCKLLLELGASIDATDDQGQKPIHAAAMNNYAEVAQLFLQRHANLVMACTKDGNTCAHIAAMQGSVRVIEELMKFDRQGVITARNKLTEATPLQLAAEGGHAEVVKALVRAGASCADENRAGFTAVHLAAQHGHGQVLEVMRSSQSLRISSKKLGVTALHVAAYFGQADTVRELLTHIPGTVKSDPPTGGSLVGELGAESGMTPLHLAAYSGNENVVRLLLNSAGVQVDAATTENGWNPLHLACFGGHITVVGLLLSRSAELLHSADRYGKTGLHIAATHGHYQMVEVLLGQGAEINATDKNGWTPLHCAARAGHLDVVRLLVESGGSPKTETNLGCAPIWFAASEGHNDVLKYLMEKEHDTYALMEDKRFVYNMMVCSKSHNNKPIEEFVLVSPAPVDTAAKLSNIYVKLSEKEKERAKDLIAAGKQCEAMATELLALAAGADSAGRILTSMDRRNVEFLDVLIENEQKEVIAHTVVQRYLQELWQGSLNWNAFRTILLFIAFIVCPPVWVVFALPLGHKYNNVPIIKFMSYLTSHIYLMVFLLLVGITPIYPVVRGNLIPYWYEWCLLVMLSGLLLFELTNPSDKSGLGWIKLAVLLFGIFGVAFHLMGFVIVKKPQWPTLLYLRNQLFALSFLLACVQILDFLSFHHLFGPWAIIIGNLMKDLARFLAVLAIFVFGFSMHFVALNQAFKNFPSMREALQEDGKPKKAFSDVKMNPIIAFEYLFFAVFGQTTHSELKVQSNQPQWTSVLFKLTFGVYMLVSVVVLINLLIAMMSDTYQRIQAQSDIEWKYGLSKLIRNMHRTTTAPSPLNLLTTWTVYFIKLCKQRTAKRKRPSLVHMMGFQRTSRLSPRSKMGAKWLAKVKKGQVRPKDSVTLSVVHLSPLGSQLSFNSATRIENVVDWDSIRKKYLALTGNEPEKEESDKEEKGMDEKEDESGPTASNASTVPATIPNPSM, translated from the exons ATGAGCAGTAACAAGAAGCCACCGGCAGGCAAGGACGATAAGAAGAATCCCTCCAGCAAAGAGGACAGCCCGTCGGGCGGTAAGGACGATGGTGGTTCAGCGTCGACGGGAAGCAATGGCGGTGGTAGTGCGGCCGCGGGAGAACCGACGCAGCCCGGAAGTAAGCCCAGCTCTGCCGGAGCGACCGCCAGAGAAGGGGCCCACAGGCTGCTGGGCCTGGCGGCACGCGGAGAATGGGCCCCCGTGGACCAGCTGCTCAAGTCTCTGGAGAAGACGGTCCAGAGCGCGGGAGAGGATGGCTTCATCGTCCCGCTCGCCGGTGTTTTGGACACG ACGACTGGGATGACGCCGTTGATGTACGCGGTGAAGGACAACCGCAGCGCGCTGCTCGATCGGATGATCGAGCTCGGTTCCGACGTGGGCGCCAGAAACAAT GACAATTACAATGCCCTTCACATCGCTGCTATGTATTCGAGGGAGGACGTCGTTAAGTTATTATTGTCCAAGAGAGGCGTTGATCCCTATACCACCGGAGGG CCGAGGCAACAAACGGCGGTTCATCTAGTGGCATCGAGACAAACGGGCACCGCAACGTCAATCCTGCGAGCTCTCCTGAGTGCTGCAGGACGAGACATCAGGCTAAAGGTCGACGGT AAAGGAAAGATACCTCTTCTGCTAGCAGTCGAGGCTGGCAATCAGTCGATGTGCCGCGAACTTCTGGCACAGCAAGCTCCCGATCAGCTTCGCGCCACCACACCAGCCGGTGATTCCGCCCTGCATTTGGCCGCTAGAAGAAGAGACATCGACATGGTGCGAATCCTGGTGGATTACGGCGCATCTGTCGACATGCAAAAT gGGGATGGGCAAACTGCATTGCACATAGCGAGCGCCGAAGGTGACGAAACCCTAGTGAAATATTTCTACGGTGTCCGAGCCTCCGCCTCAATCACCGATCATCAGGATCGAACGCCGATGCACTTGGCCGCTGAGAATGGCCACGCTTCCATCATCGAACTACTGGCCGATAAATTCAAAGCAAGCATCTTCGAAAGAACGAAAGACGGGTCCACACTGATGCACATAGCATCGCTGAACGGACACTCGGAATGTGCCACTATGCTCTTCAAGAAGGGCGTGTATCTGCACATGCCGAACAAACGTGGTGCCAGGTCTATTCACACGGCTGCAGGGTACGGCCATGTAGGCATTATCAGTACTTTGCTGCAACGAGGAGAAAAA GTGGACGCGATAACGAACGATAACTATACGGCACTCCATATAGCCGTGGAAAGTGCCAAACCGGCTGTCGTGGAAACTCTTCTAGGATATGGCGCAGAGGTACACGTGAGAGGTGGAAAACTTCGTGAAACTCCGCTTCACATAGCTGCCAGAGTACCCGACGGCGACAGATGCGCTCTGATGTTATTGAAATCTGGGGCAGGTCCCAATTTGACAACCGATGACGGCCAAACGCCCGTGCATGTGGCAGCCAGCCATGGAAATTTAGCGACGCTCCTTTTACTGCTCGAGGATGGCGGAGATCCAATGTTTAAATCAAAA AACGGAGAAACGCCGTTGCATTTAGCCTGCAGAGGTTGCAAAGCTGACGTGGTCCGGCACTTGATAGAATTCGTAAAGGAAAAGAAGGGCCCGGAAGTGGCGACTTCCTACGTGAACAGTCTGACCAACGAAGGTGCCAGCGCGCTTCATTACGCGGCCCAAATCGAACCCTCGGAAGTCATCACCCCCGGAGACGATCGCGCCGTCGTTCGCGCTCTTCTGGATAGCGGCGCGGACGTCTCGATGCAGACCAGACAGGCTCAGGAATCGGCGTTCCATCATTGCGCACTCGCGGGCAACAACGAGGTTTTGCAGGAGATGATTAGTCGCATGTCGGCTACGGACGTGCAAAAGGCCTTGAACCGGCAAAGCGCCGTGGGTTGGACGCCTTTGCTGATCGCCGCTCATCGGGGCCACATGGAACTGGTGACCACTCTCCTCGCCAATCACGGCAGAGTGGACGTGTTCGATCTCGAGGGTAGATCCGCTCTTCATCTAGCCGCCGAGCACGGCTATCTTCAAGTTTGCGACGCGTTGTTGGCGAACAAGGCCTTTATAAACTCTAAATCGCGCGTGGGAAGAACTGCCCTGCATTTGGCCGCCATGAACGGTTACACACATCTGGTACGGTTTCTCGTACAGGATCATGCCGCGGCGATAGACGTCCTCACCCTGAGGAAGCAGACTCCTCTTCATCTAGCGGCGGGAGCGGGTCAATTGGAAGTCTGCAAATTACTGTTGGAACTCGGTGCCAGCATAGACGCCACGGATGATCAGGGACAAAAACCCATCCACGCTGCAGCCATGAACAACTACGCCGAAGTAGCTCAGCTCTTTTTGCAGAGGCATGCCAACCTCGTGATGGCCTGCACCAAGGATGGCAATACCTGCGCCCACATCGCCGCAATGCAAGGCAGCGTCCGGGTGATCGAAGAACTGATGAAGTTTGACAGGCAGGGCGTAATAACCGCTAGAAATAAACTGACGGAAGCAACTCCTCTGCAATTGGCGGCGGAAGGTGGACACGCCGAAGTCGTGAAGGCTCTGGTTAGAGCCGGCGCGTCTTGCGCTGATGAGAATCGTGCAGGTTTCACTGCGGTTCACTTGGCGGCTCAACACGGTCACGGCCAGGTACTTGAAGTGATGAGATCGTCTCAATCCCTTAGGATATCCAGCAAAAAACTTGGCGTCACCGCGCTTCACGTTGCTGCTTACTTTGGACAAGCCG ATACGGTTAGAGAACTGCTAACTCACATACCCGGAACCGTAAAATCTGACCCACCAACTGGAGGATCCTTAGTAGGAGAGTTAGGAGCTGAATCCGGCATGACTCCTCTTCATCTAGCTGCATATTCTGGAAATGAGAACGTCGTACGACTTCTTCTCAATTCTGCGGGAGTTCAG GTAGACGCAGCGACGACGGAGAACGGCTGGAACCCCTTACATTTGGCTTGCTTCGGCGGTCACATAACTGTCGTGGGTCTGCTGTTGAGCAGATCGGCGGAATTGTTGCACAGCGCGGATCGCTACGGCAAGACCGGGCTGCACATCGCGGCGACTCACGGTCATTATCAGATGGTGGAAGTTCTTTTGGGTCAGGGCGCGGAAATAAATGCGACCGACAAGAACGGTTGGACGCCGCTGCATTGTGCTGCACGCGCTGGCCATCTGGATGTAGTGAGGTTGCTCGTGGAAAGTGGCGGATCTCCAAAAACTGAGACAAATCTAGGCTGCGCACCGATCTGGTTCGCCGCTTCCGAGGGTCACAACGATGTGCTGAAATATCTCATGGAGAAAGAGCACGATACGTACGCTCTGATGGAAGACAAGAGG TTTGTCTACAACATGATGGTCTGTAGCAAAAGTCATAACAACAAACCGATCGAGGAGTTCGTGCTAGTGTCACCCGCGCCAGTCGATACTGCGGCCAAGCTGTCCAACATCTACGTGAAGctttctgaaaaagaaaaggagcGCGCTAAAGATTTAATTGCCGCTGGGAAACAGTGCGAAGCAATGGCCACCGAGTTGCTGGCTCTGGCGGCGGGCGCTGACTCGGCCGGCAGGATCTTGACGTCGATGGATCGCAGGAATGTCGAGTTCCTGGACGTGTTGATCGAGAATGAACAGAAGGAAGTGATCGCGCATACCGTGGTACAGCGCTATCTGCAAGAATTGTGGCAAGGTAGTCTGAATTGGAACGCGTTCAGGACCATCCTGCTGTTCATCGCCTTCATCGTGTGCCCGCCGGTCTGGGTGGTGTTCGCCCTTCCTCTCGGGCATAAGTACAACAACGTACCTATCATCAAGTTCATGTCATATCTCACATCGCACATCTATCTGATGGTCTTCCTGTTGCTGGTCGGCATTACGCCAATCTATCCAGTGGTGAGAGGCAACTTGATACCATATTGGTATGAGTGGTGTCTGCTGGTGATGCTATCGGGATTGTTGCTGTTCGAGTTAACGAATCCCAGTGACAAAAGCGGCCTTGGTTGGATTAAGCTGGCGGTGCTGCTTTTTGGCATATTCGGCGTCGCGTTTCATCTGATGGGATTTGTAATCGTGAAGAAACCACAATGGCCGACTCTCCTCTACCTAAGAAACCAGCTTTTTGCCCTCAGTTTCCTTTTAGCTTGCGTGCAGATCCTGGACTTCCTGTCGTTTCATCATCTGTTCGGACCGTGGGCCATCATCATCGGTAATCTTATGAAGGATCTCGCGAGGTTTCTCGCGGTGCTGGCAATCTTCGTCTTTGGCTTCTCCATGCACTTCGTCGCGCTTAATCAAGCGTTCAAGAACTTTCCATCGATGAGAGAAGCGTTACAGGAGGACGGAAAACCAAAGAAGGCGTTCTCCGACG TAAAGATGAATCCGATAATCGCCTTCGAGTATCTGTTCTTCGCCGTCTTCGGCCAAACGACCCACAGCGAGCTGAAGGTCCAGAGCAATCAACCGCAGTGGACCTCGGTCCTCTTCAAATTGACCTTCGGCGTGTACATGTTGGTCTCGGTAGTGGTGTTGATTAATCTGCTGATCGCCATGATGAGCGACACTTATCAACGGATACAGGCGCAGTCGGACATTGAGTGGAAATACGGACTGAGTAAACTGATCCGAAACATGCACAG AACTACCACAGCTCCGTCCCCGCTAAACTTGCTCACCACCTGGACTGTGTACTTCATCAAGCTATGCAAGCAGCGCACCGCTAAACGCAAGCGACCCTCGTTGGTGCACATGATGGGATTCCAGCGCACCAGTCGTTTATCGCCCAGGTCCAAGATGGGCGCGAAATGGTTGGCCAAGGTTAAGAAGGGTCAGGTCCGCCCGAAGGACAGTGTGACTCTCTCCGTGGTGCACCTCAGTCCTCTGGGTAGCCAGCTGTCCTTCAATAGCGCAACCAGAATAGAGAACGTAGTGGACTGGGACTCGATCAGGAAGAAGTACCTTGCTCTGACCGGGAATGAGCCCGAGAAGGAGGAATCGGATAAGGAGGAGAAGGGTATGGACGAGAAAGAGGATGAGAGCGGACCGACGGCATCCAACGCCTCGACGGTACCGGCGACAATCCCAAATCCGTCCATGTAA